The sequence AAGAATTAAAATGAGGAAAAATCTTAATGACGTTCTTGTGCGCTGTCTAGAAGAACGCTGATTTTTGATAAATTCTGCTTCAGCTTGAGGAGAAAAATCAGCCTTGATTTTATTAATTGTTATTCCTAAAGTACGAGGTAACAATCCCGGCTTTTTAGAAATAGCTTGGGCTTGCATACTTCCCGTCTTAATTTCACTATTTTCTGTTAATAGCGGTTGAGCAACTGAATTTAATTGATTGTCAATCACAGGCTGAATTTTCGTGTGATATTTAGATACAACCGTATCAATAAACTGTAGTTTTTCTAAAATATTAATATCAGCAACATTGACAAGAGAATAACTGAGGCGAAATTCAGCCAACCTCACATCAATAATAGTTAAATTCTTATTTAAGTATTCTTGCCAATAAGACACGACATTTTCACTGTAATTTCCTGATTCAGGAGCAATTTTTTGTGCAGCAAATTGTTCTATTTCCACAGCTTGAATATTCTGCGCTGCTGCATAAGCTGCTAAAATTGCCCTTTGCGGCGTATCTAAATACCACCTGCTATAAACTCGTAAATATCCCATAATTTTTCGATGCAGTAAATATTGACTTTTTGCGAAGAAAGCAGCTTTCATTGCAGCCATTTTTGTAGAGAATATGCGACTTGATTATTGGAGTCGAATCACAATAATTTCACCAGACTTTGATCACTGGCTATTTTCCGGTAGGATAACAGCCAGACACCAATAACTTTTGGTAGCCCGCTCCCCAATCAAGTCCTCATACTGGCGAACAGTCGCACCTGCTGGTAATGGGAGACACTAAACCACACCCAGAAACCTGTTGTATGACAAATTCATCAATCACTACACCCGAATTATCTCCTAGTTGGTATCTTTTGTTGCAACAACTCTTAGACCGTCAATCTCTGTCTCGCAGCCAATCAGCTGAATTGATGCAAGGGTGGCTGACCGCATCAGTACCATTAGAATTATCAGGAGCAATTTTAACGGCGTTGCACTTTAAAGGAGTTTCGGCTGAAGAGTTGACGGGGATGGCTGAGGTGTTACAATCTCAATCGGCTCTACACAGCCCAGATGAGTTGATTGCCGTTACAGATAGGCAAAACCCTCCCCTGCTCATCGACACCTGTGGTACCGGTGGTGATGGGTCATCAACTTTTAACATTTCCACAGCGGTGGCGTTTGTCGCGGCGGCTTATGGGGTTCCTGTTGCCAAGCATGGAAATCGCTCGGCGTCAAGTCTTACGGGTAGTGCAGATGTGTTAGAAGCCCTGGGAGTGAATTTAACTGCTGCTGGCGAAAGGGTACAAGCAGCCGTACAAGAGGTGGGAATCACTTTTTTATTTGCCCCTGGTTGGCACCCTGCACTGAAAGCTGTGGCTCAATTGCGGCGAAATCTCAAGGTACGGACTGTGTTTAATCTCCTCGGCCCCTTGGTAAATCCTCTACATCCCCAGGGACAGGTTGTGGGGATATTCGATCCCCAACTGTTAGCAACGGTGGCTCAAGCTTTACACCAATTGGGTAAGCAAAAAGCAATTGTAGTCCATGGACGGGAAAGATTGGATGAGGCGGGGTTGGGCGATTTAACTGATTTAGCAGTTTTATCTGCAGGTGAAGTACAGTTAACTTCCGTTAATCCTGAAGAAATTGGCTTGACACCTGCGCCCATAGGTGCATTACGGGGTGGTGATGTCCAAGAAAACGCGGAGATTTTGAAAGCGGTACTCCAAGGTAAAAGTACTCAAGCACAACAGGACGTGGTGGCTCTCAATGCTTCACTGGCGCTGCAGGTAGCTGGTGTGATTCCGCTGTTAGCCCATGAGCAAGGAATTCAAGCCGCTAGGGAGATCCTAAATAGTGGCGCTCCTTGGGTAAAGTTGGAGCAATTAGTCCAGTTCCTGAAGAATTAACCTCAGAGTTCCCTTGGGGGCGAAATTCCACAACATGGCGCTTGATAGTGACATCGTAATTGCCAAAAAAATCATGCCCCAATAATCCAGTTTCCAGTTCCGAGCC is a genomic window of Fortiea contorta PCC 7126 containing:
- the trpD gene encoding anthranilate phosphoribosyltransferase — encoded protein: MTNSSITTPELSPSWYLLLQQLLDRQSLSRSQSAELMQGWLTASVPLELSGAILTALHFKGVSAEELTGMAEVLQSQSALHSPDELIAVTDRQNPPLLIDTCGTGGDGSSTFNISTAVAFVAAAYGVPVAKHGNRSASSLTGSADVLEALGVNLTAAGERVQAAVQEVGITFLFAPGWHPALKAVAQLRRNLKVRTVFNLLGPLVNPLHPQGQVVGIFDPQLLATVAQALHQLGKQKAIVVHGRERLDEAGLGDLTDLAVLSAGEVQLTSVNPEEIGLTPAPIGALRGGDVQENAEILKAVLQGKSTQAQQDVVALNASLALQVAGVIPLLAHEQGIQAAREILNSGAPWVKLEQLVQFLKN